The sequence below is a genomic window from Pleurocapsa sp. PCC 7327.
TTGCGCCCGTCGCTGGATGGGTTCCTAACGTTCGAGGCAGAGACAATAAACCGACTGCCATCTCCAGCGTCACTTCTTCCGGTTTAACGCCTTTGGGAAGGGAAACGCGTTTGGGTTTTTTATTGTTTTCCGACTCTTCTCCCAACTGAACGTAAGGACCATAAGTGCCGATTTTTAGATAAATTGGTTCTCCGGTTTCTGGATGCAATCCTAATTTATCGGGACCTTCAGTTTTTTGGCGCAGCAGCACCTGCACCTGTTCGGGATTGAGATCGGCAGGAGTCACGTCTGGCGGCAGAGAAACTGTCACGACTTCTTCGTCGTTGGGAACTTCTAGATAAGGTCCAAATTTCCCGATTTTGACGACTGCATTCAGATTTTCTAGACAAATTGTTTTCGCCTTGCTGGGGTCAATGTCGCTTTCTCTAACCTTAACTTGATTCTCTAGTCCTTCGTTCCCCAGATAAAACTTCTGAAGGTAGGGAAGCCATTCAGCTTTGCCGCTAGCAATTTCATCTAAGGTTTGTTCCATCTTGGCGGTAAAGCTTACATCTACCAAGTCGGAAAAATGTTTTTCTAGCAGGCTAGTGACGGCAAAAGCCGGAAAAGTCGGGACTAAGGCTTTATTCTCCATCTTGGCATAGCCGCGATCGATAATTGTCCCGATAATGGTGGCATAAGTACTGGGACGACCCACCCCTTCGCTTTCTAAGGTTTTGACTAAAGAGGCTTCGCTATAGCGAGCGGGCGGTTGGGTTTCGTGTCCCCAAACATCCAATTGCTTGCACTCCGGCGTATCTCCGACTTTCAGGGGAGGAAGAATCACATCTTGGCTATCGAGGGCAGCTTCTGGGTCATCGGAACCTTCGACATAGGCGCGAAAAAAGCCTGCAAAATCAATGCGTTTCCCAGAAGCTCTAAAATCGGCATCTTCGACTTTAATATTGACGGTCGTTATGGTCAAGCGTGCGTCTGCCATCTGACAGGCAACCGTTCGCTTCCAAATTAAATCGTAGAGGGAGAATTCCAGTCCCGATAGCCCTGTTTCGCTGGGGATGCGGAAGCTACTGCCTGCAGGACGGATAGCTTCGTGTGCTTCTTGCGCTCCTTTACTTTTTGTGGTATAATAATGCGGCTTAGAGCTGAGGTATTCTTTGCCGTACATTTCCTCAACGCAGGATCTCGCTGCTGCGATCGCCTGTGCAGACAAATGCACCGAATCCGTTCGCATGTAAGTGATGTAGCCCTGCTCGTAGAGACTTTGGGCGATCCGCATCGTATCTCGCGCCGAAATGCCCAGTTTTCGGTTGGCTTCCTGTTGCAGGGTAGAAGTTGTAAAAGGAGGAGCGGGTTTGCGAGTGGTGGGTTTTTCTTCGGTGTTGGTAAC
It includes:
- the topA gene encoding type I DNA topoisomerase; the encoded protein is MSTLVIVESPTKARTIGNYLPKDYLVEASMGHVRDLPASAEEIPPEYKDKKWTTLGVNVENNFEPLYVVPQTKKKVVRELQAALKKADKLILATDEDREGESISWHLTQILKPKVPVERMVFHEITREAIQEALKNCRQIDENLVRAQETRRILDRLVGYTLSPLLWKKIAWGLSAGRVQSVAVRLLVQRERERLAFKSGSYWDLKAILEQEKTPFEARLIALGEKKLATGSDFDPTTGKIARGRDVVVLNEEEATALKERLEDKVWKVTNTEEKPTTRKPAPPFTTSTLQQEANRKLGISARDTMRIAQSLYEQGYITYMRTDSVHLSAQAIAAARSCVEEMYGKEYLSSKPHYYTTKSKGAQEAHEAIRPAGSSFRIPSETGLSGLEFSLYDLIWKRTVACQMADARLTITTVNIKVEDADFRASGKRIDFAGFFRAYVEGSDDPEAALDSQDVILPPLKVGDTPECKQLDVWGHETQPPARYSEASLVKTLESEGVGRPSTYATIIGTIIDRGYAKMENKALVPTFPAFAVTSLLEKHFSDLVDVSFTAKMEQTLDEIASGKAEWLPYLQKFYLGNEGLENQVKVRESDIDPSKAKTICLENLNAVVKIGKFGPYLEVPNDEEVVTVSLPPDVTPADLNPEQVQVLLRQKTEGPDKLGLHPETGEPIYLKIGTYGPYVQLGEESENNKKPKRVSLPKGVKPEEVTLEMAVGLLSLPRTLGTHPATGAKIKAGLGRFGPYVVHDQGKEGLDYRSLKAGDDVLTVTLERALELLSEPKRGRGGSRSTKKEPLRELGVHPDDNEPVNIYDGPYGAYVKHGKTNAGIPEGETVESLTLEKALELIAAKAGTKKSTRKSTATASKTKKTTTKKT